One stretch of Equus przewalskii isolate Varuska chromosome 9, EquPr2, whole genome shotgun sequence DNA includes these proteins:
- the LOC103564379 gene encoding leukocyte immunoglobulin-like receptor subfamily B member 3 isoform X8, giving the protein MTSALIALFCIGLSVGLRTPVQAGIYSKPTLSALPSPVVTSGAKVALQCGSWLGFDRFILTKEGEQKPSWTLDSQPKPNGQSHALFPVGFVTPSHRWTFRCYGCDRNKPQVCSRPSDPLEFLVPGVSGKPSLLSQQGPIVTSGQNLTLQCLSDVSYDRFALSKEGGHDLPQRLSQQSQNGRSQAGFPLGPVSWSHGGQYRCYGGHKLSSKWSAASDPLDILVAGELLDKPSLSMQPGPTVASGENVTLLCQTWSPRDTFLLSKEGAMDPPLRLRSKYQAQQYQARFSMSPVTSAHRGTYRCYSSYSTAGHLLSHPSDPLELVVSGPSGDQNPPVTGLNLTSDLKWYLKAVIGISVAFILLLLSLLLFLLLQRQRQGKLRTSAQRQADLQLPSGAADPDPKDRGLQISSSPAADAQEEALCERKRRDLPGDSAVKDTQPEEGVELHHQQDPKDEDAQGVMDVQVSHSRSRWGVAISPFPLSGKSLDMKDRHDEDDRQRDRQAAASEAPQDVTYVQLNHLTLRQEMTPLSSQSEKAPAEPSLYAALAIH; this is encoded by the exons ATGACTTCTGCCCTCATAGCTCTCTTCTGCATTG GGTTGAGTGTGGGACTGAGGACCCCAGTGCAGGCAG gAATCTACAGCAAACCCACCCTCTCAGCCCTGCCGAGCCCTGTGGTGACCTCAGGAGCGAAAGTGGCCCTACAGTGTGGCTCATGGCTGGGATTTGACAGGTTCATTCTGACTAAGGAAGGAGAACAAAAACCCTCCTGGACCCTGGACTCACAGCCAAAGCCCAATGGGCAATCCCATGCTCTGTTTCCTGTGGGCTTTGTCACCCCAAGCCACAGGTGGACATTCAGGTGCTATGGCTGTGACAGGAACAAACCCCAGGTGTGCTCACGCCCCAGTGACCCCCTGGAGTTCCTGGTTCCAG GTGTGtctgggaagccctccctccTGAGCCAGCAGGGCCCTATCGTGACCTCTGGACAGAACTTGACCCTCCAGTGTCTCTCTGATGTCAGCTATGACAGATTTGCTCTGTCCAAGGAGGGGGGACATGACCTTCCCCAGCGCCTTAGCCAACAGTCCCAGAATGGACGCTCTCAGGCTGGTTTTCCCCTGGGCCCTGTGAGCTGGTCCCATGGGGGCCAGTACAGATGCTATGGTGGACACAAGCTCTCCTCCAAGTGGTCAGCCGCCAGCGACCCCCTGGACATCCTGGTGGCAG GAGAACTGCTTGACAAACCATCCCTCTCGATGCAACCAGGCCCCACAGTGGCCTCAGGAGAGAACGTGACCCTGCTGTGTCAGACATGGAGCCCGAGGGACACTTTCCTTCTGTCCAAGGAGGGGGCAATGGATCCCCCACTGCGTCTTAGATCAAAGTACCAAGCTCAGCAGTACCAGGCCCGATTCTCCATGAGTCCTGTGACCTCAGCCCACAGGGGGACCTACAGGTGTTATAGCTCATACAGCACTGCTGGCCACCTGTTGTCACACCCCAGTGATCCCCTGGAACTCGTGGTCTCAG GACCCTCTGGGGACCAAAACCCCCCAGTCACAGGGCTCAACTTAACATCTG ATCTCAAGTGGTACCTGAAGGCTGTGATCGGGATCTCCGTGGCCTTCATCCTGCTGctactctccctcctcctcttcctcctccttcaacGCCAGCGTCAGGGCAAACTCAGGACATCAG CCCAGAGACAGGCTGATCTCCAGCTTCCTTCAGGGGCTGCAGACCCAGATCCCAAGGACAGAGGCCTGCAGATCAG ctccagcccagctgcTGATGCCCAGGAAGAGGCCCTctgtgagaggaagaggagggatctccctgggg ATTCTGCCGTGAAGGACACACAGCCTGAGGAGGGAGTGGAGCTTCACCATCAG caGGATCCCAAGGATGAAGATGCCCAGGGAGTGATGGATGTCCAAGTGAGCCACTCAAGATCAAGGTGGGGAGTGGccatctctcctttccccctATCAGGGAAGTCACTGGACATGAAAGATAGACATGACGAAGAcgacagacagagggacagacag GCTGCTGCATCTGAAGCCCCCCAGGATGTGACCTACGTCCAACTGAACCACTTGACCCTCAGACAAGAGATGACACCCCTTTCCTCCCAGTCAGAGAAGGCCCCAGCAGAGCCCAGTCTGTACGCTGCTCTGGCCATCCACTAG
- the LOC103564379 gene encoding leukocyte immunoglobulin-like receptor subfamily B member 3 isoform X4, which yields MTSALIALFCIGLSVGLRTPVQAGTLHKPTIWAEPGSVIPRGKPVTIWCQGTLEAREYLLYREGVSVLWDRQQPLELKEKVRLSIPYMAEQYAGRYVCYYISPTGWSEHSDNLELVVTGIYSKPTLSALPSPVVTSGAKVALQCGSWLGFDRFILTKEGEQKPSWTLDSQPKPNGQSHALFPVGFVTPSHRWTFRCYGCDRNKPQVCSRPSDPLEFLVPGVSGKPSLLSQQGPIVTSGQNLTLQCLSDVSYDRFALSKEGGHDLPQRLSQQSQNGRSQAGFPLGPVSWSHGGQYRCYGGHKLSSKWSAASDPLDILVAGELLDKPSLSMQPGPTVASGENVTLLCQTWSPRDTFLLSKEGAMDPPLRLRSKYQAQQYQARFSMSPVTSAHRGTYRCYSSYSTAGHLLSHPSDPLELVVSGPSGDQNPPVTGLNLTSDLKWYLKAVIGISVAFILLLLSLLLFLLLQRQRQGKLRTSAQRQADLQLPSGAADPDPKDRGLQISSSPAADAQEEALYSAVKDTQPEEGVELHHQDPKDEDAQGVMDVQVSHSRSRWGVAISPFPLSGKSLDMKDRHDEDDRQRDRQAAASEAPQDVTYVQLNHLTLRQEMTPLSSQSEKAPAEPSLYAALAIH from the exons ATGACTTCTGCCCTCATAGCTCTCTTCTGCATTG GGTTGAGTGTGGGACTGAGGACCCCAGTGCAGGCAG GGACCCTCCACAAACCCACCATCTGggctgagccaggctctgtgatACCCAGGGGGAAGCCCGTGACCATCTGGTGTCAGGGGACCTTGGAAGCCCGGGAGTATCTACTGTATAGAGAGGGAGTCTCAGTGCTCTGGGACAGACAGCAACCACTAGAGCTGAAGGAAAAGGTCAGGCTCTCCATCCCATACATGGCAGAGCAATATGCAGGGAGATATGTCTGTTACTATATCAGCCCCACTGGCTGGTCAGAGCATAGTGATAACCTGGAGCTGGTGGTGACAG gAATCTACAGCAAACCCACCCTCTCAGCCCTGCCGAGCCCTGTGGTGACCTCAGGAGCGAAAGTGGCCCTACAGTGTGGCTCATGGCTGGGATTTGACAGGTTCATTCTGACTAAGGAAGGAGAACAAAAACCCTCCTGGACCCTGGACTCACAGCCAAAGCCCAATGGGCAATCCCATGCTCTGTTTCCTGTGGGCTTTGTCACCCCAAGCCACAGGTGGACATTCAGGTGCTATGGCTGTGACAGGAACAAACCCCAGGTGTGCTCACGCCCCAGTGACCCCCTGGAGTTCCTGGTTCCAG GTGTGtctgggaagccctccctccTGAGCCAGCAGGGCCCTATCGTGACCTCTGGACAGAACTTGACCCTCCAGTGTCTCTCTGATGTCAGCTATGACAGATTTGCTCTGTCCAAGGAGGGGGGACATGACCTTCCCCAGCGCCTTAGCCAACAGTCCCAGAATGGACGCTCTCAGGCTGGTTTTCCCCTGGGCCCTGTGAGCTGGTCCCATGGGGGCCAGTACAGATGCTATGGTGGACACAAGCTCTCCTCCAAGTGGTCAGCCGCCAGCGACCCCCTGGACATCCTGGTGGCAG GAGAACTGCTTGACAAACCATCCCTCTCGATGCAACCAGGCCCCACAGTGGCCTCAGGAGAGAACGTGACCCTGCTGTGTCAGACATGGAGCCCGAGGGACACTTTCCTTCTGTCCAAGGAGGGGGCAATGGATCCCCCACTGCGTCTTAGATCAAAGTACCAAGCTCAGCAGTACCAGGCCCGATTCTCCATGAGTCCTGTGACCTCAGCCCACAGGGGGACCTACAGGTGTTATAGCTCATACAGCACTGCTGGCCACCTGTTGTCACACCCCAGTGATCCCCTGGAACTCGTGGTCTCAG GACCCTCTGGGGACCAAAACCCCCCAGTCACAGGGCTCAACTTAACATCTG ATCTCAAGTGGTACCTGAAGGCTGTGATCGGGATCTCCGTGGCCTTCATCCTGCTGctactctccctcctcctcttcctcctccttcaacGCCAGCGTCAGGGCAAACTCAGGACATCAG CCCAGAGACAGGCTGATCTCCAGCTTCCTTCAGGGGCTGCAGACCCAGATCCCAAGGACAGAGGCCTGCAGATCAG ctccagcccagctgcTGATGCCCAGGAAGAGGCCCTct ATTCTGCCGTGAAGGACACACAGCCTGAGGAGGGAGTGGAGCTTCACCATCAG GATCCCAAGGATGAAGATGCCCAGGGAGTGATGGATGTCCAAGTGAGCCACTCAAGATCAAGGTGGGGAGTGGccatctctcctttccccctATCAGGGAAGTCACTGGACATGAAAGATAGACATGACGAAGAcgacagacagagggacagacag GCTGCTGCATCTGAAGCCCCCCAGGATGTGACCTACGTCCAACTGAACCACTTGACCCTCAGACAAGAGATGACACCCCTTTCCTCCCAGTCAGAGAAGGCCCCAGCAGAGCCCAGTCTGTACGCTGCTCTGGCCATCCACTAG
- the LOC103564379 gene encoding leukocyte immunoglobulin-like receptor subfamily A member 6 isoform X5, with protein MTSALIALFCIGLSVGLRTPVQAGTLHKPTIWAEPGSVIPRGKPVTIWCQGTLEAREYLLYREGVSVLWDRQQPLELKEKVRLSIPYMAEQYAGRYVCYYISPTGWSEHSDNLELVVTGIYSKPTLSALPSPVVTSGAKVALQCGSWLGFDRFILTKEGEQKPSWTLDSQPKPNGQSHALFPVGFVTPSHRWTFRCYGCDRNKPQVCSRPSDPLEFLVPGVSGKPSLLSQQGPIVTSGQNLTLQCLSDVSYDRFALSKEGGHDLPQRLSQQSQNGRSQAGFPLGPVSWSHGGQYRCYGGHKLSSKWSAASDPLDILVAGELLDKPSLSMQPGPTVASGENVTLLCQTWSPRDTFLLSKEGAMDPPLRLRSKYQAQQYQARFSMSPVTSAHRGTYRCYSSYSTAGHLLSHPSDPLELVVSGPSGDQNPPVTGLNLTSAQRQADLQLPSGAADPDPKDRGLQISSSPAADAQEEALCERKRRDLPGDSAVKDTQPEEGVELHHQQDPKDEDAQGVMDVQVSHSRSRWGVAISPFPLSGKSLDMKDRHDEDDRQRDRQAAASEAPQDVTYVQLNHLTLRQEMTPLSSQSEKAPAEPSLYAALAIH; from the exons ATGACTTCTGCCCTCATAGCTCTCTTCTGCATTG GGTTGAGTGTGGGACTGAGGACCCCAGTGCAGGCAG GGACCCTCCACAAACCCACCATCTGggctgagccaggctctgtgatACCCAGGGGGAAGCCCGTGACCATCTGGTGTCAGGGGACCTTGGAAGCCCGGGAGTATCTACTGTATAGAGAGGGAGTCTCAGTGCTCTGGGACAGACAGCAACCACTAGAGCTGAAGGAAAAGGTCAGGCTCTCCATCCCATACATGGCAGAGCAATATGCAGGGAGATATGTCTGTTACTATATCAGCCCCACTGGCTGGTCAGAGCATAGTGATAACCTGGAGCTGGTGGTGACAG gAATCTACAGCAAACCCACCCTCTCAGCCCTGCCGAGCCCTGTGGTGACCTCAGGAGCGAAAGTGGCCCTACAGTGTGGCTCATGGCTGGGATTTGACAGGTTCATTCTGACTAAGGAAGGAGAACAAAAACCCTCCTGGACCCTGGACTCACAGCCAAAGCCCAATGGGCAATCCCATGCTCTGTTTCCTGTGGGCTTTGTCACCCCAAGCCACAGGTGGACATTCAGGTGCTATGGCTGTGACAGGAACAAACCCCAGGTGTGCTCACGCCCCAGTGACCCCCTGGAGTTCCTGGTTCCAG GTGTGtctgggaagccctccctccTGAGCCAGCAGGGCCCTATCGTGACCTCTGGACAGAACTTGACCCTCCAGTGTCTCTCTGATGTCAGCTATGACAGATTTGCTCTGTCCAAGGAGGGGGGACATGACCTTCCCCAGCGCCTTAGCCAACAGTCCCAGAATGGACGCTCTCAGGCTGGTTTTCCCCTGGGCCCTGTGAGCTGGTCCCATGGGGGCCAGTACAGATGCTATGGTGGACACAAGCTCTCCTCCAAGTGGTCAGCCGCCAGCGACCCCCTGGACATCCTGGTGGCAG GAGAACTGCTTGACAAACCATCCCTCTCGATGCAACCAGGCCCCACAGTGGCCTCAGGAGAGAACGTGACCCTGCTGTGTCAGACATGGAGCCCGAGGGACACTTTCCTTCTGTCCAAGGAGGGGGCAATGGATCCCCCACTGCGTCTTAGATCAAAGTACCAAGCTCAGCAGTACCAGGCCCGATTCTCCATGAGTCCTGTGACCTCAGCCCACAGGGGGACCTACAGGTGTTATAGCTCATACAGCACTGCTGGCCACCTGTTGTCACACCCCAGTGATCCCCTGGAACTCGTGGTCTCAG GACCCTCTGGGGACCAAAACCCCCCAGTCACAGGGCTCAACTTAACATCTG CCCAGAGACAGGCTGATCTCCAGCTTCCTTCAGGGGCTGCAGACCCAGATCCCAAGGACAGAGGCCTGCAGATCAG ctccagcccagctgcTGATGCCCAGGAAGAGGCCCTctgtgagaggaagaggagggatctccctgggg ATTCTGCCGTGAAGGACACACAGCCTGAGGAGGGAGTGGAGCTTCACCATCAG caGGATCCCAAGGATGAAGATGCCCAGGGAGTGATGGATGTCCAAGTGAGCCACTCAAGATCAAGGTGGGGAGTGGccatctctcctttccccctATCAGGGAAGTCACTGGACATGAAAGATAGACATGACGAAGAcgacagacagagggacagacag GCTGCTGCATCTGAAGCCCCCCAGGATGTGACCTACGTCCAACTGAACCACTTGACCCTCAGACAAGAGATGACACCCCTTTCCTCCCAGTCAGAGAAGGCCCCAGCAGAGCCCAGTCTGTACGCTGCTCTGGCCATCCACTAG
- the LOC103564379 gene encoding leukocyte immunoglobulin-like receptor subfamily B member 3 isoform X10 — translation MTSALIALFCIGLSVGLRTPVQAGTLHKPTIWAEPGSVIPRGKPVTIWCQGTLEAREYLLYREGVSVLWDRQQPLELKEKVRLSIPYMAEQYAGRYVCYYISPTGWSEHSDNLELVVTGIYSKPTLSALPSPVVTSGAKVALQCGSWLGFDRFILTKEGEQKPSWTLDSQPKPNGQSHALFPVGFVTPSHRWTFRCYGCDRNKPQVCSRPSDPLEFLVPGELLDKPSLSMQPGPTVASGENVTLLCQTWSPRDTFLLSKEGAMDPPLRLRSKYQAQQYQARFSMSPVTSAHRGTYRCYSSYSTAGHLLSHPSDPLELVVSGPSGDQNPPVTGLNLTSDLKWYLKAVIGISVAFILLLLSLLLFLLLQRQRQGKLRTSAQRQADLQLPSGAADPDPKDRGLQISSSPAADAQEEALCERKRRDLPGDSAVKDTQPEEGVELHHQDPKDEDAQGVMDVQVSHSRSRWGVAISPFPLSGKSLDMKDRHDEDDRQRDRQAAASEAPQDVTYVQLNHLTLRQEMTPLSSQSEKAPAEPSLYAALAIH, via the exons ATGACTTCTGCCCTCATAGCTCTCTTCTGCATTG GGTTGAGTGTGGGACTGAGGACCCCAGTGCAGGCAG GGACCCTCCACAAACCCACCATCTGggctgagccaggctctgtgatACCCAGGGGGAAGCCCGTGACCATCTGGTGTCAGGGGACCTTGGAAGCCCGGGAGTATCTACTGTATAGAGAGGGAGTCTCAGTGCTCTGGGACAGACAGCAACCACTAGAGCTGAAGGAAAAGGTCAGGCTCTCCATCCCATACATGGCAGAGCAATATGCAGGGAGATATGTCTGTTACTATATCAGCCCCACTGGCTGGTCAGAGCATAGTGATAACCTGGAGCTGGTGGTGACAG gAATCTACAGCAAACCCACCCTCTCAGCCCTGCCGAGCCCTGTGGTGACCTCAGGAGCGAAAGTGGCCCTACAGTGTGGCTCATGGCTGGGATTTGACAGGTTCATTCTGACTAAGGAAGGAGAACAAAAACCCTCCTGGACCCTGGACTCACAGCCAAAGCCCAATGGGCAATCCCATGCTCTGTTTCCTGTGGGCTTTGTCACCCCAAGCCACAGGTGGACATTCAGGTGCTATGGCTGTGACAGGAACAAACCCCAGGTGTGCTCACGCCCCAGTGACCCCCTGGAGTTCCTGGTTCCAG GAGAACTGCTTGACAAACCATCCCTCTCGATGCAACCAGGCCCCACAGTGGCCTCAGGAGAGAACGTGACCCTGCTGTGTCAGACATGGAGCCCGAGGGACACTTTCCTTCTGTCCAAGGAGGGGGCAATGGATCCCCCACTGCGTCTTAGATCAAAGTACCAAGCTCAGCAGTACCAGGCCCGATTCTCCATGAGTCCTGTGACCTCAGCCCACAGGGGGACCTACAGGTGTTATAGCTCATACAGCACTGCTGGCCACCTGTTGTCACACCCCAGTGATCCCCTGGAACTCGTGGTCTCAG GACCCTCTGGGGACCAAAACCCCCCAGTCACAGGGCTCAACTTAACATCTG ATCTCAAGTGGTACCTGAAGGCTGTGATCGGGATCTCCGTGGCCTTCATCCTGCTGctactctccctcctcctcttcctcctccttcaacGCCAGCGTCAGGGCAAACTCAGGACATCAG CCCAGAGACAGGCTGATCTCCAGCTTCCTTCAGGGGCTGCAGACCCAGATCCCAAGGACAGAGGCCTGCAGATCAG ctccagcccagctgcTGATGCCCAGGAAGAGGCCCTctgtgagaggaagaggagggatctccctgggg ATTCTGCCGTGAAGGACACACAGCCTGAGGAGGGAGTGGAGCTTCACCATCAG GATCCCAAGGATGAAGATGCCCAGGGAGTGATGGATGTCCAAGTGAGCCACTCAAGATCAAGGTGGGGAGTGGccatctctcctttccccctATCAGGGAAGTCACTGGACATGAAAGATAGACATGACGAAGAcgacagacagagggacagacag GCTGCTGCATCTGAAGCCCCCCAGGATGTGACCTACGTCCAACTGAACCACTTGACCCTCAGACAAGAGATGACACCCCTTTCCTCCCAGTCAGAGAAGGCCCCAGCAGAGCCCAGTCTGTACGCTGCTCTGGCCATCCACTAG
- the LOC103564379 gene encoding leukocyte immunoglobulin-like receptor subfamily B member 3 isoform X11, with protein MTSALIALFCIGLSVGLRTPVQAGTLHKPTIWAEPGSVIPRGKPVTIWCQGTLEAREYLLYREGVSVLWDRQQPLELKEKVRLSIPYMAEQYAGRYVCYYISPTGWSEHSDNLELVVTGIYSKPTLSALPSPVVTSGAKVALQCGSWLGFDRFILTKEGEQKPSWTLDSQPKPNGQSHALFPVGFVTPSHRWTFRCYGCDRNKPQVCSRPSDPLEFLVPGELLDKPSLSMQPGPTVASGENVTLLCQTWSPRDTFLLSKEGAMDPPLRLRSKYQAQQYQARFSMSPVTSAHRGTYRCYSSYSTAGHLLSHPSDPLELVVSGPSGDQNPPVTGLNLTSDLKWYLKAVIGISVAFILLLLSLLLFLLLQRQRQGKLRTSAQRQADLQLPSGAADPDPKDRGLQISSSPAADAQEEALYSAVKDTQPEEGVELHHQQDPKDEDAQGVMDVQVSHSRSRWGVAISPFPLSGKSLDMKDRHDEDDRQRDRQAAASEAPQDVTYVQLNHLTLRQEMTPLSSQSEKAPAEPSLYAALAIH; from the exons ATGACTTCTGCCCTCATAGCTCTCTTCTGCATTG GGTTGAGTGTGGGACTGAGGACCCCAGTGCAGGCAG GGACCCTCCACAAACCCACCATCTGggctgagccaggctctgtgatACCCAGGGGGAAGCCCGTGACCATCTGGTGTCAGGGGACCTTGGAAGCCCGGGAGTATCTACTGTATAGAGAGGGAGTCTCAGTGCTCTGGGACAGACAGCAACCACTAGAGCTGAAGGAAAAGGTCAGGCTCTCCATCCCATACATGGCAGAGCAATATGCAGGGAGATATGTCTGTTACTATATCAGCCCCACTGGCTGGTCAGAGCATAGTGATAACCTGGAGCTGGTGGTGACAG gAATCTACAGCAAACCCACCCTCTCAGCCCTGCCGAGCCCTGTGGTGACCTCAGGAGCGAAAGTGGCCCTACAGTGTGGCTCATGGCTGGGATTTGACAGGTTCATTCTGACTAAGGAAGGAGAACAAAAACCCTCCTGGACCCTGGACTCACAGCCAAAGCCCAATGGGCAATCCCATGCTCTGTTTCCTGTGGGCTTTGTCACCCCAAGCCACAGGTGGACATTCAGGTGCTATGGCTGTGACAGGAACAAACCCCAGGTGTGCTCACGCCCCAGTGACCCCCTGGAGTTCCTGGTTCCAG GAGAACTGCTTGACAAACCATCCCTCTCGATGCAACCAGGCCCCACAGTGGCCTCAGGAGAGAACGTGACCCTGCTGTGTCAGACATGGAGCCCGAGGGACACTTTCCTTCTGTCCAAGGAGGGGGCAATGGATCCCCCACTGCGTCTTAGATCAAAGTACCAAGCTCAGCAGTACCAGGCCCGATTCTCCATGAGTCCTGTGACCTCAGCCCACAGGGGGACCTACAGGTGTTATAGCTCATACAGCACTGCTGGCCACCTGTTGTCACACCCCAGTGATCCCCTGGAACTCGTGGTCTCAG GACCCTCTGGGGACCAAAACCCCCCAGTCACAGGGCTCAACTTAACATCTG ATCTCAAGTGGTACCTGAAGGCTGTGATCGGGATCTCCGTGGCCTTCATCCTGCTGctactctccctcctcctcttcctcctccttcaacGCCAGCGTCAGGGCAAACTCAGGACATCAG CCCAGAGACAGGCTGATCTCCAGCTTCCTTCAGGGGCTGCAGACCCAGATCCCAAGGACAGAGGCCTGCAGATCAG ctccagcccagctgcTGATGCCCAGGAAGAGGCCCTct ATTCTGCCGTGAAGGACACACAGCCTGAGGAGGGAGTGGAGCTTCACCATCAG caGGATCCCAAGGATGAAGATGCCCAGGGAGTGATGGATGTCCAAGTGAGCCACTCAAGATCAAGGTGGGGAGTGGccatctctcctttccccctATCAGGGAAGTCACTGGACATGAAAGATAGACATGACGAAGAcgacagacagagggacagacag GCTGCTGCATCTGAAGCCCCCCAGGATGTGACCTACGTCCAACTGAACCACTTGACCCTCAGACAAGAGATGACACCCCTTTCCTCCCAGTCAGAGAAGGCCCCAGCAGAGCCCAGTCTGTACGCTGCTCTGGCCATCCACTAG
- the LOC103564379 gene encoding leukocyte immunoglobulin-like receptor subfamily B member 3 isoform X9: protein MTSALIALFCIGLSVGLRTPVQAGTLHKPTIWAEPGSVIPRGKPVTIWCQGTLEAREYLLYREGVSVLWDRQQPLELKEKVRLSIPYMAEQYAGRYVCYYISPTGWSEHSDNLELVVTGIYSKPTLSALPSPVVTSGAKVALQCGSWLGFDRFILTKEGEQKPSWTLDSQPKPNGQSHALFPVGFVTPSHRWTFRCYGCDRNKPQVCSRPSDPLEFLVPGELLDKPSLSMQPGPTVASGENVTLLCQTWSPRDTFLLSKEGAMDPPLRLRSKYQAQQYQARFSMSPVTSAHRGTYRCYSSYSTAGHLLSHPSDPLELVVSGPSGDQNPPVTGLNLTSDLKWYLKAVIGISVAFILLLLSLLLFLLLQRQRQGKLRTSAQRQADLQLPSGAADPDPKDRGLQISSSPAADAQEEALCERKRRDLPGDSAVKDTQPEEGVELHHQQDPKDEDAQGVMDVQVSHSRSRWGVAISPFPLSGKSLDMKDRHDEDDRQRDRQAAASEAPQDVTYVQLNHLTLRQEMTPLSSQSEKAPAEPSLYAALAIH, encoded by the exons ATGACTTCTGCCCTCATAGCTCTCTTCTGCATTG GGTTGAGTGTGGGACTGAGGACCCCAGTGCAGGCAG GGACCCTCCACAAACCCACCATCTGggctgagccaggctctgtgatACCCAGGGGGAAGCCCGTGACCATCTGGTGTCAGGGGACCTTGGAAGCCCGGGAGTATCTACTGTATAGAGAGGGAGTCTCAGTGCTCTGGGACAGACAGCAACCACTAGAGCTGAAGGAAAAGGTCAGGCTCTCCATCCCATACATGGCAGAGCAATATGCAGGGAGATATGTCTGTTACTATATCAGCCCCACTGGCTGGTCAGAGCATAGTGATAACCTGGAGCTGGTGGTGACAG gAATCTACAGCAAACCCACCCTCTCAGCCCTGCCGAGCCCTGTGGTGACCTCAGGAGCGAAAGTGGCCCTACAGTGTGGCTCATGGCTGGGATTTGACAGGTTCATTCTGACTAAGGAAGGAGAACAAAAACCCTCCTGGACCCTGGACTCACAGCCAAAGCCCAATGGGCAATCCCATGCTCTGTTTCCTGTGGGCTTTGTCACCCCAAGCCACAGGTGGACATTCAGGTGCTATGGCTGTGACAGGAACAAACCCCAGGTGTGCTCACGCCCCAGTGACCCCCTGGAGTTCCTGGTTCCAG GAGAACTGCTTGACAAACCATCCCTCTCGATGCAACCAGGCCCCACAGTGGCCTCAGGAGAGAACGTGACCCTGCTGTGTCAGACATGGAGCCCGAGGGACACTTTCCTTCTGTCCAAGGAGGGGGCAATGGATCCCCCACTGCGTCTTAGATCAAAGTACCAAGCTCAGCAGTACCAGGCCCGATTCTCCATGAGTCCTGTGACCTCAGCCCACAGGGGGACCTACAGGTGTTATAGCTCATACAGCACTGCTGGCCACCTGTTGTCACACCCCAGTGATCCCCTGGAACTCGTGGTCTCAG GACCCTCTGGGGACCAAAACCCCCCAGTCACAGGGCTCAACTTAACATCTG ATCTCAAGTGGTACCTGAAGGCTGTGATCGGGATCTCCGTGGCCTTCATCCTGCTGctactctccctcctcctcttcctcctccttcaacGCCAGCGTCAGGGCAAACTCAGGACATCAG CCCAGAGACAGGCTGATCTCCAGCTTCCTTCAGGGGCTGCAGACCCAGATCCCAAGGACAGAGGCCTGCAGATCAG ctccagcccagctgcTGATGCCCAGGAAGAGGCCCTctgtgagaggaagaggagggatctccctgggg ATTCTGCCGTGAAGGACACACAGCCTGAGGAGGGAGTGGAGCTTCACCATCAG caGGATCCCAAGGATGAAGATGCCCAGGGAGTGATGGATGTCCAAGTGAGCCACTCAAGATCAAGGTGGGGAGTGGccatctctcctttccccctATCAGGGAAGTCACTGGACATGAAAGATAGACATGACGAAGAcgacagacagagggacagacag GCTGCTGCATCTGAAGCCCCCCAGGATGTGACCTACGTCCAACTGAACCACTTGACCCTCAGACAAGAGATGACACCCCTTTCCTCCCAGTCAGAGAAGGCCCCAGCAGAGCCCAGTCTGTACGCTGCTCTGGCCATCCACTAG